From Nocardia sp. NBC_00416:
CTCGCGCTCGGTTCACTGTCGGCAGGGCTGACCCACGAGCTCAACAATCCGGCCGCTGCCGCGGTCCGGGCGACCTCGGGTCTGCGTGACCGGATCGCCGGCATGCGGCACAAGCTGGCCATGATGGCGCAGGGCAAATTCGATACCGCGGTCCTGGAGACCCTGGTCCGGTTGCAGGAGGAGGCGGCCGCCCAAGTCGCCAAGGCGCCGGACCTGTCTCCGATGGAGGCCGCGGACCGGGAAGACCTGCTCGGTGACTGGCTCGACGAACACGGGGTGCGCGACGGCTGGGAACTCGCCCCGAATTACGTTCAGGCCGGGTTCGATACGGACTGGCTGGAGCGGGTGGCCGCCACCCTGGAAGGCTGTCCGCCGCCGGTTCTCGAGGGCGCCTTCCGATGGCTGAACTACACCATCGAGACCGAACTGCTGATGAACGAGATCGCCGACTCCACGACTCGGATCTCCACCCTGGTCGACGCGGCCAAGCAGTATTCGCAGATGGACCGGGCCCCGTTCCAGGTGGTGGATCTGCACGAACTGCTGGACAGCACACTGGTGATGCTCAGCCGCAAGATCGGCGATTCGATCGAGGTCGTGAAGGATTACGACCGCTCGCTGCCCGCGGTCCCCTGCTATGCCGCCGAACTCAATCAGGTGTGGACGAATCTGATCGACAACGCGGTGTACGCGATGGACGGTCGCGGCACATTGACGCTGAGCACCCGGCTGGAGAACGACTGCGCGGTGGTGGTCGTCGGGGACACCGGCCCGGGTGTCCCCGGGGAGGTACAGGGACGTGTCTTCGAGCCGTTCTTCACCACCAAGCCCGTCGGTGAGGGCACCGGGCTCGGTCTCGATATCTCGTTCCGGATCGTGGTCGACAAACACGGTGGAGACATCCGGGTCGATTCGCGTCCCGGGGATACCCGTTTCACGGTG
This genomic window contains:
- a CDS encoding ATP-binding protein, which encodes MSICDPIELRTLFLFEKLDDEQLAWLCADGRIEHLEPGPVYQEGDPATCFYVLMDGEVRLTKLSGGREIEMSLTDHRGTYAGAWTAYLGERAETQYSTSLYVTRPSRFYVLDAQTFSRMMHAWFPMAVHLLEGAFFGNRNTNARIAQRERLLALGSLSAGLTHELNNPAAAAVRATSGLRDRIAGMRHKLAMMAQGKFDTAVLETLVRLQEEAAAQVAKAPDLSPMEAADREDLLGDWLDEHGVRDGWELAPNYVQAGFDTDWLERVAATLEGCPPPVLEGAFRWLNYTIETELLMNEIADSTTRISTLVDAAKQYSQMDRAPFQVVDLHELLDSTLVMLSRKIGDSIEVVKDYDRSLPAVPCYAAELNQVWTNLIDNAVYAMDGRGTLTLSTRLENDCAVVVVGDTGPGVPGEVQGRVFEPFFTTKPVGEGTGLGLDISFRIVVDKHGGDIRVDSRPGDTRFTVWLPLTRPDDEPADVADTEG